A genomic segment from Bradyrhizobium sp. CB1015 encodes:
- a CDS encoding pentapeptide repeat-containing protein, whose product MFVTRRSLFNDATAAFASFTGFGIAPGQLKGGTRKVSQDELTSAIADHAAWLADGKQGQRAVFSNCDLSGLDFGSRVDSLTNLRGADFSGSDMTGVTGRDVSFLRAALHGTILSQSRFERVVFSYASLRRAKCDNVVWGWDQVSLNQPVRVEPGYASDFQHTDAGMADFTQAKIRGFFWESCFTGARLIEADFSYSHFCGTGCSETTFHAAELTSAKFRCTRLSHVKFSHANCTETDFENADIGPRVRFDRPSSC is encoded by the coding sequence ATGTTTGTCACCAGACGTTCTCTCTTTAACGATGCGACTGCGGCCTTCGCCTCTTTTACCGGTTTTGGCATTGCGCCGGGACAATTAAAAGGCGGCACCCGGAAGGTTTCGCAAGATGAGCTGACGAGTGCAATTGCCGACCACGCCGCATGGCTCGCCGATGGGAAGCAAGGGCAACGAGCCGTCTTTAGCAACTGCGATTTATCCGGCCTAGATTTTGGAAGTCGCGTCGATTCACTCACCAATTTGAGAGGAGCGGACTTCAGCGGCTCCGATATGACGGGCGTTACGGGAAGAGACGTCAGTTTCCTTCGCGCTGCTTTACACGGCACAATTCTTTCCCAATCGCGCTTCGAAAGAGTGGTGTTCTCTTACGCGAGCTTGAGGCGAGCGAAGTGCGACAACGTTGTCTGGGGTTGGGACCAGGTATCTCTCAACCAGCCAGTCAGAGTTGAGCCGGGCTACGCATCCGATTTTCAACACACGGATGCCGGAATGGCAGACTTTACCCAGGCCAAGATCCGAGGGTTCTTCTGGGAATCGTGTTTCACCGGGGCAAGGCTCATTGAAGCGGATTTTTCTTACTCGCATTTTTGCGGAACCGGATGTTCCGAAACAACGTTCCACGCAGCAGAACTCACTTCAGCGAAATTTCGATGCACGAGGTTATCGCACGTCAAATTTTCGCACGCGAACTGTACCGAAACTGATTTCGAGAACGCCGACATCGGTCCACGAGTACGATTTGATCGACCTTCGTCGTGTTAG
- the brxL gene encoding BREX system Lon protease-like protein BrxL has translation MTALDDKINECFPGLVVRKDLVKAVKGNAIVPSYVLEFLLGQYCATNDEASIQSGIETVKEILRKHYVHRNEAGLIRSNIREKGRWKVIDKISVDLNTDKDAYEATFANLGIKKVIIDSDTVKAHPKLLVSGVWCIADVEYEHSEDKNVEPWILGSIKPIQLSKFDYDAFLKARAGFTTDEWIDLLFQTVGFNPEMFGRRSKLLQLMRLVPFVERNYNLIELGPKGTGKSHIFSEFSPHGILISGGEVTVPKLFVNNSSGKIGLVGYWDVVAFDEFAGRQKRVDKALVDIMKNYMANKSFSRGVETLGAEASMVFVGNTKHNVPYMLKHTDLFDELPEKYYDSAFIDRLHAYVPGWEIDVIRGEMFASGYGFVVDYLAEILRHMRNDDYSNRYQGLFTISSDISTRDRDGVNKTFSGMMKLLFPADNAAEAEVEEILHLAVEGRKRVKDQLLRIDSTYPETDFSFTARDGRKVSVTTLEETEYPSYYYRKRAADQENTTPAADETNGPLAPAMLAPREIEVAPVRPREGHKIFIENQKGVAFADLFWPWIDGATKVVITDPYIRMFHQLRNLMEFVEMIALRKAPEDELSVHLITCVDENHPEKQQSNLLAVEAAGAAAGIKFTWEYDGTNTIHARHITSDTGWKISLDRGLDIYQKFEMNDAFSLTNRLQVFRQVKAFEITYLKIAS, from the coding sequence ATGACCGCGCTGGACGACAAGATCAATGAATGCTTCCCGGGCCTCGTCGTGCGCAAGGACCTGGTCAAAGCCGTGAAGGGTAACGCGATTGTCCCTTCCTACGTCCTGGAATTCTTGCTCGGCCAGTACTGCGCCACGAATGACGAGGCTTCGATCCAGTCGGGAATCGAGACGGTCAAGGAGATCCTGCGCAAGCATTACGTCCATCGTAACGAGGCGGGACTGATTCGATCTAATATCCGGGAAAAGGGTCGTTGGAAGGTGATCGACAAGATAAGTGTCGATCTCAACACAGACAAGGACGCCTATGAGGCGACCTTTGCCAATCTGGGTATCAAGAAAGTCATCATTGATTCCGATACGGTGAAGGCACATCCTAAGCTGCTGGTGAGCGGTGTCTGGTGCATCGCCGATGTCGAGTATGAGCACAGCGAGGACAAGAACGTCGAGCCGTGGATCCTGGGGAGCATCAAACCGATCCAGCTCTCCAAGTTCGATTACGACGCCTTTCTCAAGGCGCGCGCCGGCTTCACAACCGATGAATGGATAGACCTGTTGTTCCAGACGGTTGGGTTCAACCCGGAAATGTTCGGCCGTCGCAGCAAGCTCCTGCAACTGATGCGCCTCGTGCCCTTCGTTGAGCGAAACTACAATCTGATTGAGCTCGGCCCCAAGGGAACAGGCAAGTCGCACATTTTCTCTGAATTCTCGCCGCACGGCATCTTGATTTCAGGTGGCGAAGTGACCGTACCCAAGCTGTTTGTCAACAATAGCTCGGGCAAGATTGGCCTCGTCGGCTATTGGGATGTCGTGGCCTTCGACGAGTTCGCGGGGCGCCAAAAGCGCGTCGACAAGGCCCTGGTCGACATTATGAAAAACTACATGGCCAACAAGAGCTTCTCGCGCGGTGTGGAGACGCTCGGGGCCGAGGCCTCGATGGTGTTTGTCGGGAATACAAAACACAACGTTCCCTATATGCTGAAGCATACGGATCTGTTCGACGAATTGCCCGAGAAATATTACGATTCGGCCTTTATCGATCGCCTTCACGCCTACGTGCCGGGCTGGGAGATTGATGTCATCCGCGGAGAGATGTTTGCGTCGGGATATGGGTTTGTCGTCGATTACCTTGCCGAAATCCTCCGGCATATGCGCAACGACGACTACTCCAACCGATATCAAGGACTGTTCACGATCTCGTCCGATATTTCGACGCGCGACCGCGACGGCGTGAACAAGACCTTCTCTGGGATGATGAAGCTTCTTTTCCCCGCCGATAACGCGGCCGAGGCTGAGGTGGAAGAGATCCTGCACCTGGCTGTGGAGGGGCGGAAGCGCGTCAAGGATCAGCTCCTCCGGATCGATAGCACCTATCCGGAAACGGACTTCTCCTTCACGGCACGGGACGGCCGTAAGGTCAGCGTCACGACTCTCGAGGAGACGGAGTATCCGTCATATTATTACAGAAAGCGCGCCGCTGACCAAGAGAACACGACGCCGGCAGCGGATGAGACGAATGGCCCTCTTGCGCCAGCCATGCTTGCACCGAGGGAAATTGAGGTCGCGCCAGTACGGCCGCGTGAAGGGCACAAGATCTTCATCGAAAACCAGAAGGGCGTTGCGTTCGCCGACTTATTCTGGCCCTGGATTGACGGGGCGACCAAGGTTGTTATCACCGATCCATACATTCGCATGTTCCATCAGCTTCGAAACCTGATGGAGTTCGTCGAAATGATTGCACTACGAAAAGCGCCGGAGGACGAGCTCTCGGTGCATCTCATCACATGTGTTGATGAAAACCATCCGGAGAAGCAGCAGTCTAATTTACTGGCCGTGGAGGCAGCGGGTGCAGCCGCCGGCATCAAATTTACCTGGGAATATGATGGCACGAACACCATTCACGCGCGCCATATCACGAGCGACACTGGCTGGAAGATCAGCCTCGATCGCGGTCTCGATATCTATCAGAAGTTTGAAATGAACGACGCATTTAGCCTCACTAATCGATTGCAGGTATTTCGTCAGGTCAAAGCGTTCGAGATCACCTATCTCAAGATAGCATCTTAG